Below is a window of Mucilaginibacter ginkgonis DNA.
AAATATTTCATCAACTCCAATACAGGCGAAGATTTGGAGAAGGCCGACCCTTTTGCCTTGCAGTGGGAAGTGCCGCCAAGCACTGCCAGTATCGTGACTGATACCTACTATGAATGGAAAGACGCCCAATGGATGGGCTATCGCCATGAAAAGAACGCGCTGAACAAGCCGTACTCTGTTTATGAGGTACATCTTGGATCTTGGGCGCGCGGTATGGAAAGCCCGGATCAACTATTAAATTACCGCCAGGTGGCAAATAAACTGGTGCCGTATGTTCAGGAAATGGGCTTTACACACGTAGAGTTTATGCCGCTAATGGAGCATCCTTATTACCCAAGCTGGGGTTACCAACTGACCGGATATTTCGCAGCGTCTTCACGCTACGGGTCGCCGCAGGATATGATGTACCTTGTAGAAAAGCTGCATGAAGCTGGTATAGGTGTTATACTGGACTGGGTGCCATCGCACTTCCCGGGAGATAAGCATGGTCTGTATCGTTTCGACGGTACTTCGCTTTATGAGCATGAAGACCCACGCAAAGGATTTCACCCCGACTGGAAATCATACATATTCAATTATGGCCGTAATGAAGTGCGCTCTTTCCTCATCAGTAACGCGCTTTTTTGGTTGGACAGATACCACATAGACGGCTTGCGTGTGGACGCTGTAGCCTCGATGCTTTACCTCGACTATTCGCGCAACCACGGCGAGTGGGAGCCGAATTATCTGGGCGGTAATGAAAACCTCGAGGCTATATCGTTCCTCAAGGAATTTAACGCCGCGGTTTATAAAGAATTCCCTGATACGCAAACCATCGCCGAAGAATCTACTTCATTTTCGGGCGTTAGCCGACCAGTGTTTTCGGGCGGACTTGGCTTTGGCATGAAGTGGATGATGGGCTGGATGCACGATACGATCAAATATTTTGGCGAAGACCCGATCAATCGTAAGTACCATCACAACGTAATAACCTTTAGCCTTATTTATGCTTTTACTGAGAATTTCATGCTCCCGTTCTCGCATGATGAGGTAGTGTATGGCAAAGGCAGTATGCTGGGAAAAATGCCGGGCGACGACTGGCAGCGCTTTGCAAACCTGCGCCTGTTATATGGTTACATGTTTACGCACCCGGGTACTAAGCTCCTATTCATGGGCAGCGAGTTTGGCCAGAGTGCCGAGTGGGATTTTCAAAAATCGCTGGACTGGCACTTGCTCCAATACGACAGTCATAACGGCATTAAAGAAACGGTTAAAGGACTTAACCATTTGTATAAAACTGAGCCCGCTCTGTACGAGAAAGAATTTGAAGAAGCCGGTTTTGAATGGCTG
It encodes the following:
- the glgB gene encoding 1,4-alpha-glucan branching protein GlgB, which gives rise to MAKKTEKTEPKSEPKSVKATINKPAIKAPKDESSQEVVMPKRFGKSKTDVAASVTTFPAAKPYGTGQYSRFTEFDIHLFKSGKHYKLYEKMGSHVVEHNGVIGTYFAVWAPNARYISVIGNFNGWNKGSTPIYPRWDSSGIWEGFVPHIGNGEVYKYFINSNTGEDLEKADPFALQWEVPPSTASIVTDTYYEWKDAQWMGYRHEKNALNKPYSVYEVHLGSWARGMESPDQLLNYRQVANKLVPYVQEMGFTHVEFMPLMEHPYYPSWGYQLTGYFAASSRYGSPQDMMYLVEKLHEAGIGVILDWVPSHFPGDKHGLYRFDGTSLYEHEDPRKGFHPDWKSYIFNYGRNEVRSFLISNALFWLDRYHIDGLRVDAVASMLYLDYSRNHGEWEPNYLGGNENLEAISFLKEFNAAVYKEFPDTQTIAEESTSFSGVSRPVFSGGLGFGMKWMMGWMHDTIKYFGEDPINRKYHHNVITFSLIYAFTENFMLPFSHDEVVYGKGSMLGKMPGDDWQRFANLRLLYGYMFTHPGTKLLFMGSEFGQSAEWDFQKSLDWHLLQYDSHNGIKETVKGLNHLYKTEPALYEKEFEEAGFEWLDGGNAADSLVAYIRKGNDPKDNLVVVLNMTPVVRENYNIGVPAPGTWKEIFNTDKKDFWGTGVQNTTVESKEEFWHGKDNCINITVAPLAAMVFKREG